The following coding sequences are from one Arachis hypogaea cultivar Tifrunner chromosome 7, arahy.Tifrunner.gnm2.J5K5, whole genome shotgun sequence window:
- the LOC112702771 gene encoding uncharacterized protein: protein MAAALECWSSRATTTTEDDMVEQVLMRSHQRSEGLTALDPPSSSSSSSSSSTTASSTNSTKDSNNSIVHKKLQKLSRNVSEAIASLKNTLNIQDSNTTRDPLSSSSSSSFSTATTTTTTTNSSKIEGSRKVVWGCVVRNLTQLYPGSQLPEKLMSNIRKHYDSLPLSYAQADFDMKDVFLHIKLMEQASASDYPAILIQEESDDDGGGCDVVKGSVLKLTFACNSPISWPAMSSALDSSSISCKKVQIFEKKSFTIGIVLLVVQQGQEKLVRTRVENALRFAMKKSKTSAVKLPFGLCGCQEEISKGRSERGEIEEDGGGDASSCYVMREFENSSQKIQLQVPLPSSSFVVSVDEWQTIKSGCNEIEKWVLNSDNVEFLDQIGPNSYKGFYNGKRVGIEKLKGCDKGNAYEFELRKDLLELMTCGHRNILQFVGICVDDNHGLCVVTKFMEGGSVHDLLLKNKKIHAKDIVRIAVDIAEGIKFMNDHGVAYRDLNSQRILLDRHGNACLGDMGIVTACKSVGEAMEYETDGYRWLAPEIIAGDPESVTETSMSNVYSFGMVIWEMVTGEAAYSAFSPVQAAVGIAACGLRPEIPKDCPQTLKSIMTKCWNNIPSKRPQFSEILTLLLRPNNINR from the exons ATGGCTGCAGCATTAGAGTGCTGGTCCAGCcgcgccaccaccaccaccgaggATGACATGGTCGAGCAGGTCCTCATGCGCTCCCACCAAAGATCCGAAGGACTCACCGCACTCGAtcccccctcctcctcctcctcctcctcttcctcttccaccACCGCCTCTTCCACCAACTCAACCAAAGACTCCAATAATTCCATCGTCCATAAGAAGCTTCAGAAGCTCTCACGAAACGTTTCCGAAGCCATTGCGTCACTTAAGAACACTCTcaacattcaagactccaataCTACAAGGGAcccactttcttcttcttcttcttcttctttctctactgctactactactactactactacgaATTCTTCGAAGATCGAAGGGTCACGGAAAGTTGTGTGGGGCTGCGTTGTTCGAAACCTGACTCAGCTATACCCTGGAAGCCAGTTACCGGAGAAGCTCATGTCCAATATTCGGAAGCACTACGATTCGTTGCCACTCAG CTATGCACAAGCTGATTTTGATATGAAGGATGTGTTTCTTCACATCAAGCTGATGGAACAAGCATCAGCCAGTGACTACCCTGCCATCCTGATTCAAGAGGAGagtgatgatgatggtggtggttgTGATGTAGTTAAAGGGTCTGTGTTGAAGCTCACTTTTGCTTGCAACTCTCCGATCTCGTGGCCTGCAATGTCTAGTGCATTGGACAGTTCATCCATTTCCTGCAAGAAAGTTCAGATCTTTGAGAAGAAAAGTTTCACAATTGGGATTGTTCTCCTTGTTGTTCAGCAAGGTCAAGAGAAGCTGGTGAGGACCCGGGTCGAAAATGCTCTCAGATTTGCGATGAAGAAGTCAAAAACCAGTGCTGTGAAGCTCCCCTTTGGGCTCTGTGGGTGCCAGGAAGAGATCTCAAAAGGGAGATCAGAGCGTggagaaattgaagaagatggTGGTGGGGATGCATCATCATGCTATGTGATGAGGGAGTTTGAGAATTCAAGCCAAAAGATTCAGCTTCAGGTTCCATTGCCTAGTTCATCTTTTGTTGTGTCAGTGGATGAATGGCAGACAATAAAATCAGGTTGTAATGAGATTGAGAAATGGGTGTTGAATTCAGATAATGTTGAGTTTTTGGACCAGATTGGACCAAATTCCTATAAAGGTTTCTACAATGGGAAAAGGGTTGGCATTGAAAAACTCAAGGGGTGTGACAAAGGGAATGCTTATGAGTTTGAGCTCCGAAAAGATCTTCTTGAACTTATGACTTGTGGCCACAGAAACATTCTTCAGTTTGTTGGTATCTGTGTGGATGATAATCATGGTTTGTGTGTAGTTACCAAGTTCATGGAAGGTGGTTCTGTGCATGACTTGTTGCTGAAGAACAAGAAGATTCATGCTAAGGATATTGTGAGAATTGCAGTTGATATAGCTGAAGGAATCAAGTTCATGAATGATCATGGTGTTGCTTATAGGGACCTTAATTCACAGAGGATCCTGTTGGATAGACATGGGAATGCATGCTTGGGAGACATGGGAATAGTCACTGCTTGCAAGAGTGTTGGTGAAGCAATGGAGTATGAAACTGATGGATACCGGTGGCTAGCTCCTGAG ATAATTGCCGGGGATCCTGAGAGTGTGACAGAGACATCGATGAGCAATGTTTATAGTTTCGGCATGGTAATTTGGGAGATGGTAACTGGTGAAGCAGCATATTCAGCATTCTCACCTGTTCAAGCAGCAGTTGGCATTGCTGCTTGTGGCCTTAGACCTGAAATCCCAAAAGACTGTCCACAAACACTCAAATCAATCATGACAAAGTGCTGGAACAATATCCCTTCGAAACGCCCTCAATTCTCCGAGATCTTAACATTGTTGCTGCGTCCAAATAACATCAATAGGTAA
- the LOC140174318 gene encoding uncharacterized protein, whose amino-acid sequence MADAPPPTPFELLRMVTELQQANQQMAEANERIRNENQRMQQQMEQLINARLEHGNDHNKRNNDDERRTHVSETPQDGEGGGPRDNEKKAETEEDELDNSTGPFTADIMNFQLPRQFTLPTTLTPYDRLGDLKQHIKKFRSIMIVNDASDPILCRCFPSFLDGPALDWFCSLPADSISRFQELAKQFEDHFAASAIYLHDSDYLTTVKQGPQESLKDYITRFTKIAMRIPDLHPEVHLHAIKSGLRPGKFQEAIAVAKPKTLAEFREKAKGQIDIEELRQARKSEKSASTKEDDKPRENRKTFKPTPRYESYTQFNAKRDDIIKEILNSKLIKPPRKAGSYPEPKNADKSKYCTFNQKFGHTTDECVIAKDLLERMARQGHLDKFIAGHMQNRSTSTAEPSSAGASSKDKGKVPAQPRGVINCISGGYVGGGHTSSARKRTYRAMLALGNTTNNTQPAQKVPEMTFYPTDFCAHDANLDDPVVISIQLDNLIVRKVLLDPGSSADVLFFTTFEKMKLSTNILQPYVGDLIGFSGERVPVMGSVWLQTTLGEQPLCRTQDIQYLVVDSFSPYNLILGRPFLNRFAAIISTVHLCVKFPMQDDTVATVHGDLQEARYYYNTSLKPIRRNSDKHVNSIGAEQPMLTELDLRADLQDRPLPNEELIKLTLTDDPTKFTFIGTSMEDEEKDKLINFLRQNADLFAWTSGDMPGIDPSIITHKLAINPAARPIAQKKRNLGTEKRLASMAEAKKLIDANFIREIRFTIWLANIVMVKKHNDNSCGYGTLSFMDAYSGYNQILMHPSDQEKTAFITEYGNYCYNVMPFGLKNAGATYQRLMNKVFDQQIGRNIEVYVDDMVAKTKIGESHIKDLAEIFAQIRAYNMRLNPEKCAFGVQGGKFLENDKIQQPVYFVSKSLQNAELRYPKLEKLAYALYQPRSSVKSQYLANFVAEFTGSSPTEDTENWVLFVDGASNPQGSSAGILLENPKGVIIEHSLRFSFKASNNQAEYEALIAGLRLAIELQVLNLHVYCDSLLVVQQVNQCFQTKDPILSKYLEIVNQLINRFSKFDITHIERDHNHRADVLSKLATSQSHNALLLQSVLQAPSINMIGNPQSEDTWQKPYIQYLKNGELPLEVKDTKKFKRQASFFTLLNGELYRRGYSRPLLKCLDRSEAEIALAEVHEGICGTHSGARSLARKILRADFYWPTIWEDIQKKVRNCDHCQKHAPTLNIPAEELHQSTHIICRFGIPQHIVTDNGRQFIDHNFQTFLQNLKVKQHFSSVEHPQSNGLAEAANKVLLQALRKKLDDAKGLWAELIPEILWGNNTSVHSTTKETPFRLVYGSDAMILVEISQNSLRTQHDAHDDARRTELDLVEEVRAIAAIRQKALQQRIAQRHHKNVRPRSFHQGDLVLRKTETARKPPSHGKLAATWDGPYRIHQVIGKGAYHLEELD is encoded by the exons ATGGCCGACGCACCTCCCCCCACGCCATTCGAGCTCCTCCGCATGGTAACCGAGCTTCAACAGGCAAACCAGCAAATGGCCGAGGCAAACGAGCGTATAAGAAACGAGAATCAACGGATGCAACAGCAAATGGAGCAATTAATCAATGCTCGCCTTGAACACGGTAACGATCATAATAAACGGAACAATGATGATGAACGCCGCACGCACGTCTCGGAGACGCCTCAGGACGGCGAAGGCGGAGGTCCTCGGGACAACGAAAAAAAAGCCGAGACCGAAGAAGACGAGCTTGACAACTCCACAGGACCGTTCACAGCAGACATCATGAATTTCCAACTACCTAGACAATTCACCTTACCAACAACGCTAACCCCTTATGATAGATTGGGAGATCTAAAGCAACACATAAAGAAGTTCCGATCAATTATGATCGTCAACGATGCATCTGACCCAattttatgtcgttgttttccttcttttttaGATGGTCCTGCACTTGACTGGTTTTGCTCTTTGCCTGCAGATTCTATTTCCCGATTTCAGGAGCTGGCAAAACAATTTGAGGATCACTTCGCAGCATCTGCGATATACCTACATGACTCCGACTACTTGACAACTGTTAAACAAGGCCCTCAAGAAAGCCTAAAGGACTATATCACCCGCTTTACAAAGATAGCAATGAGGATCCCCGATCTCCACCCTGAAGTCCATTTACATGCCATCAAAAGCGGTCTCCGTCCGGGAAAATTCCAGGAGGCTATCGCGGTGGCCAAACCAAAGACCCTGGCGGAGTTTCGTGAGAAGGCGAAGGGTCAGATAGATATTGAGGAGcttcgacaagctcggaagtCTGAAAAGTCGGCATCCACCAAGGAGGACGACAAACCTCGAGAAAATAGAAAGACCTTCAAACCGACACCTCGCTATGAATCATACACCCAGTTCAATGCAAAGAGGGATGATATCATCAAGGAAATACTAAATTCCAAGTTGATAAAACCTCCTCGGAAAGCCGGGAGTTATCCAGAGCCAAAAAACGCTGACAAATCCAAGTATTGCACATTCAATCAAAAGTTCGGTCACACAACCGATGAATGTGTGATCGCAAAAGATCTTCTCGAGCGTATGGCACGACAGGGGCATCTTGATAAATTCATTGCAGGCCATATGCAGAATAGATCCACTTCTACAGCAGAGCCATCCTCCGCAGGAGCTTCATCAAAAGACAAGGGGAAGGTTCCCGCCCAACCTAGAGGTGTAATTAACTGCATTTCAGGAGGCTACGTAGGAGGAGGGCATACAAGCTCCGCTAGAAAGCGCACATATAGAGCAATGCTCGCACTTGGGAATACCACCAACAATACTCAGCCGGCGCAGAAGGTTCCTGAAATGACGTTCTACCCGACCGATTTTTGTGCTCATGATGCAAACTTGGACGACCCTGTCGTCATCTCCATTCAGCTCGACAATTTAATAGTTCGGAAAGTACTGCTGGATCCAGGCAGCAGCGCCGACGTTTTATTCTTTACCACAtttgaaaaaatgaaattaaGTACTAACATTTTGCAACCATATGTAGGCGACCTGATCGGCTTTTCAGGAGAGCGAGTCCCGGTCATGGGttcagtgtggttacaaaccacactagGCGAACAACCATTATGTAGAACACAGGACATTCAATACCTCGTGGTGGACAGCTTCAGCCCTTACAATCTCATTTTAGGCCGACCTTTTTTAAACAGATTTGCTGCAATTATATCTACTGTTCATCTTTGTGTCAAGTTTCCTATGCAGGACGATACGGTGGCCACAGTTCATGGCGATCTGCAAGAAGCTCGATACTATTATAACACGAGCCTAAAGCCTATCAGGCGGAACAGTGACAAACACGTCAACTCTATTGGAGCTGAGCAGCCAATGCTAACCGAGTTGGATCTCCGAGCCGACCTTCAAGATCGCCCTTTACCCAATGAAGAGCTAATAAAGCTTACCTTGACCGATGATCCCACCAAATTCACTTTTATTGGCACATCTAtggaagatgaagaaaaagacaAGCTCATTAATTTCTTGAGACAAAACGCCGACTTATTTGCCTGGACGTCAGgagacatgccaggaatagatcCATCTATCATTACGCATAAGCTCGCCATTAATCCGGCAGCCCGGCCAATAGCTCAGAAGAAAAGAAACCTCGGCACAGAAAAGAGACTTGCATCCATGGCCGAGGCTAAAAAGCTCATTGATGCAAACTTCATACGAGAAATCAGGTTCACCATTTGGCTAGCCAACATCGTAATGGTAAAGAAACAtaacg ATAATTCTTGTGGTTATGGTACATTAAGtttcatggatgcatattctggttaCAACCAGATCCTTATGCATCCatcagatcaagaaaaaacagctTTCATCACTGAATATGGTAATTATTGCTATAACGTTATGCCTTTTGGCTTAAAGAATGCAGGGGCAACATACCAACggctgatgaataaggtctttGACCAACAGATAGGGAGAAACATCGaggtatatgttgatgacatggtggccaaaactAAGATCGGCGAATCCCATATAAAAGACCTCGCTGAGATATTCGCACAGATCCGAGCTTATAACATGAGACTTAATCCAGAAAAGTGTGCCTTTGGTGTCCAGGGCGGAAAATTCCTCG AAAACGATAAAATACAACAGCCAGTTTACTTTGTAAGCAAATCACTTCAGAATGCCGAGCTTCGCTACCCGAAGTTAGAGAAGTTGGCATATGCTCTC TATCAACCTCGATCATCGGTGAAGTCACAGTATTTAGCCAATTTTGTTGCTGAATTTACAGGATCAAGCCCAACTGAAGATACCGAAAATTGGGTATTATTTGTCGATGGAGCATCAAACCCCCAGGGATCCAGTGCAGGGATACTCTTGGAGAACCCCAAAGGAGTTATTATTGAACATTCTCTTCGGTTTTCCTTTAAAGCTAGCAACAATCAGGCCGAATATGAAGCCCTCATTGCAGGGCTCAGGTTAGCCATTGAATTACAAGTCCTCAATTTACATGTTTACTGTGATTCCTTGTTAGTTGTTCAACAAGTAAATCAATGTTTTCAAACGAAAGACCCAATTTTGTCAAAATATCTTGAAATCGTTAATCAACTAATAAACCGTTTCTCCAAATTCGACATTACACACATAGAAAGAGATCATAATCACAGGGCAGATGTATTATCTAAGTTAGCTACCAGTCAGTCACATAATGCTTTGCTTTTACAGTCAGTTTTGCAGGCGCCGAGCATAAATATGATCGGCAACCCTCAATCCGAGGATACCTGGCAAAAGCCATATATCCAATACCTCAAAAATGGGGAACTTCCGCTGGAAGTGAAAGACACTAAAAAGTTTAAGCGACAAGCATCTTTCTTTACATTGTTAAATGGCGAATTGTATCGGCGAGGTTACTCTCGACCATTATTGAAATGCTTAGACAGGTCAGAAGCTGAAATAGCCTTGGCTGAGGTTCACGAAGGCATCTGTGGAACACATTCAGGAGCAAGGAGCCTAGCACGCAAGATTCTCCGTGCCGATTTTTACTGGCCGACCATATGGGAAGACATTCAGAAGAAAGttcgaaattgtgatcactgccaaaagcacgcccctacactaaatATCCCAGCCGAAGAATTGCATCAGTCAACG CATATAATCTGTAGATTTGGTATACCTCAACATATTGTAACTGACAACGGTCGCCAGTTCATAGACCATAATTTTCAGACTTTTTTGCAGAATTTGAAAGTCAAACAACATTTTTCTTCAGTTGAACACCCCCAATCCAATGGTttggcagaagctgccaacaaagtcctCCTCCAAGCTCTACGAAAAAAACTCGACGACGCTAAAGGCTTATGGGCCGAGCTTATTCCAGAGATCTTATGGGGAAACAATACCTCAGTACATTCAACAACTAAGGAAACACCATTCCGTTTGGTGTATGGTTCGGATGCGATGATTCTAGTCGAGATATCGCAAAACTCCCTAAGAACGCAACATGACGCTCATGATGATGCCCGCCGAACCGAGCTTGACTTGGTTGAAGAGGTGCGAGCCATAGCAGCAATTCGGCAAAAAGCATTGCAGCAACGAATAGCTCAACGCCATCACAAGAACGTCAGACCAAGATCATTTCATCAAGGTGATTTGGTGTTAAGGAAAACTGAAACGGCACGTAAACCACCTTCCCATGGCAAGCTCGCTGCAACATGGGACGGACCGTACAGAATACATCAAGTGATCGGCAAAGGTGCATATCATCTAGAAGAATTAGATTGA